One Pieris napi chromosome 22, ilPieNapi1.2, whole genome shotgun sequence genomic region harbors:
- the LOC125060947 gene encoding meiotic nuclear division protein 1 homolog, producing the protein MSKKRGLSAEEKKVRILEIFHNSKDFFQLKELEKIAPKQKGITMQSVKEVIQNLVDDHLVDSEKIGTSIYFWSFPSKAKNAKKRKFLNLQTELNETMKKLKKAEETITTESASRQQNPERDEILATLEAVMKKQNDLKKELQKYRDNDPEYIAQLKTETEDLKSAINRWTENIYILKSYIKNNFQMENEVIDQNFNIPPELDYIEE; encoded by the exons atgtcgaagaaaaggggtCTGAGCGCTGAAGAAAAGAAAGTAAGGATATTGGAAATATTTCATAACAGCAAGGACTTTTTTCAACTGAAA gAATTAGAAAAGATAGCCCCTAAACAGAAAGGTATAACAATGCAATCAGTTAAGGAAGTGATTCAAAATTTAGTAGATGATCATTTAGTTGACAGTGAGAAGATTGGtacttctatttatttttggtcTTTTCCAAG taAAGCTAAAAAtgctaaaaaaagaaaattcctAAATTTGCAAACtgaattaaatgaaacaatGAAAAAGTTGAAGAAGGCAGAAGAAACTATTACCACAGAATca GCAAGTCGTCAACAAAACCCTGAGCGGGATGAGATATTAGCAACCTTAGAGGCTGTTATGAAAAAGCAAAATGATCTAAAAAAGGAATTGCAGAAATATAGAGATAATGACCCTGAATACATTGCTCAGTTAAAAACAGAAACTGAA gATCTCAAGTCTGCAATCAACAGGTGGActgaaaacatttatattcttaaatcatacattaaaaataatttccaaaTGGAAAATGAAGTTATTGATCAGAACTTTAACATTCCACCCGAATTGGATTATATTGAAGagtaa